A single genomic interval of Chryseobacterium paludis harbors:
- a CDS encoding FKBP-type peptidyl-prolyl cis-trans isomerase gives MGVADMLFKRKKELAEKNLNDGKAFMEENAKKDGVVTLPSGLQYEIITEGSGAQPKAKDTVKCHYHGTTIKGDVFDSSVKRGTPASFPLNRVISGWTEALQLMTVGSKWRLFLPPNLAYGEEQISKEIGPNSTLIFEVELLGIK, from the coding sequence ATGGGAGTAGCAGATATGTTATTTAAACGCAAAAAAGAATTGGCTGAAAAGAACCTTAATGATGGAAAAGCCTTCATGGAAGAAAATGCCAAAAAAGATGGTGTGGTAACGTTGCCAAGTGGTCTGCAATATGAGATCATAACAGAGGGAAGCGGAGCTCAGCCAAAAGCAAAAGATACCGTAAAATGTCACTATCATGGAACAACGATCAAAGGTGATGTATTTGACAGTTCAGTGAAAAGAGGAACTCCGGCATCTTTTCCTTTGAATCGTGTGATTTCGGGATGGACAGAAGCTTTACAATTAATGACTGTAGGAAGTAAATGGAGATTATTCCTTCCGCCTAATTTGGCATATGGTGAAGAGCAGATCAGCAAAGAAATAGGTCCAAACAGTACGCTTATTTTTGAAGTTGAATTATTGGGTATAAAATAG
- a CDS encoding Rrf2 family transcriptional regulator, translating to MNNTRFATAVHIMTLLAESPQEWLTSEWMAGSININPVVVRKELGVLRAAGLVTSRQGKEGGSQLARSAESINISEIYSAVKNTEVLGKKNQNPNPACTVGKEINNHLNTLFSETEKLVIQFLGDKSLQEFCDQFA from the coding sequence ATGAACAATACAAGATTTGCTACGGCAGTACATATTATGACCTTATTGGCGGAAAGTCCACAGGAATGGTTAACTTCTGAATGGATGGCGGGTAGTATTAATATAAATCCTGTAGTTGTTCGTAAAGAATTAGGTGTTTTAAGAGCTGCTGGTTTAGTGACAAGCAGACAAGGAAAAGAAGGTGGAAGCCAATTGGCAAGAAGTGCCGAATCAATTAATATTTCCGAAATTTACTCAGCGGTAAAAAATACCGAAGTTCTTGGAAAGAAAAATCAAAATCCAAATCCGGCGTGTACCGTTGGCAAAGAGATCAATAATCATTTGAATACATTATTCAGTGAAACAGAAAAATTGGTTATTCAGTTTTTGGGCGATAAATCATTACAGGAGTTCTGTGACCAATTCGCATAA
- a CDS encoding NAD(P)H-dependent glycerol-3-phosphate dehydrogenase, translated as MAKKKTISESSNPKKNNNEVSVGVVGSGSFATAIVKMLVENCKIVHWCVRSEFVKGAIELRGHNPTYLTAVNFNLKNLKLTTDINELVSACDVVVLATPSIYLSDTLEKMTCEYKDKIFVSAIKGIIPKVNDVVAHYLRDEFQIGFRNQAVIAGPCHAEEVAMERLSYLTVATVEEEVSEKLLGIFNSDFIKMHSSKDILGNEYSAILKNIFAIGAGIASGLGYGDNFTAVFVSNAIREMEIFLEAIYEAPRDVNESAYLGDLLVTAYSLFSRNRSLGNLIGKGYTVKSAIQSMNMVAEGYYAADSIYKTAKQKKLKLPIVDTIYGILYEGKNAEKQFKKLTAKLN; from the coding sequence ATGGCGAAAAAGAAAACAATTTCAGAATCTTCAAATCCGAAAAAGAATAATAATGAGGTCTCGGTAGGGGTTGTTGGGAGTGGAAGTTTTGCAACTGCGATCGTAAAAATGCTTGTTGAAAACTGTAAAATAGTACATTGGTGTGTACGAAGTGAGTTTGTAAAAGGAGCTATTGAGCTTCGTGGACATAATCCTACCTATTTAACGGCAGTTAATTTCAATCTTAAAAATTTAAAACTGACCACAGATATCAATGAATTGGTTTCTGCATGCGACGTTGTCGTATTAGCAACACCTTCCATTTATCTTTCAGATACACTGGAAAAAATGACCTGTGAGTATAAAGATAAAATTTTCGTTTCTGCGATTAAAGGGATCATTCCTAAAGTGAATGATGTGGTAGCACATTATCTGAGAGATGAGTTTCAGATCGGTTTTAGAAATCAGGCAGTTATTGCGGGACCCTGTCATGCTGAGGAAGTGGCAATGGAAAGACTTTCTTATCTTACAGTTGCCACAGTAGAAGAGGAGGTATCTGAAAAGCTCTTGGGCATTTTCAATTCAGATTTTATTAAAATGCATTCCAGCAAAGATATCTTAGGAAATGAATACAGTGCGATCCTTAAAAATATTTTTGCCATCGGAGCTGGTATTGCAAGTGGATTGGGTTATGGAGATAATTTTACTGCTGTGTTTGTATCAAATGCGATCCGTGAAATGGAAATATTCCTGGAAGCCATCTATGAAGCACCTAGAGATGTAAATGAAAGTGCTTACTTAGGTGATTTACTGGTAACAGCATATTCATTATTCTCAAGAAACAGAAGTTTAGGAAACCTGATCGGAAAAGGATATACCGTAAAATCTGCGATTCAATCAATGAATATGGTTGCAGAAGGATATTACGCAGCTGATTCTATTTATAAAACAGCAAAACAAAAAAAGCTTAAGCTGCCAATCGTAGACACAATCTATGGGATTTTGTATGAAGGGAAAAATGCTGAAAAGCAATTTAAAAAGCTGACTGCAAAATTGAACTAA
- a CDS encoding LLM class flavin-dependent oxidoreductase, which produces MKKIGFLSFGHWGNHPSYDNKTAGDTLLQSIDLAVAAEEIGIDGAYFRVHHFANQLASPFPLLAAIGAKTKKIEIGTGVIDMRYENPFYMVENAGAADLISEGRLQLGISRGSPEQVIDGWRYFGYDLEEGQTDTDMGRLKGLEFFDLLKGEGFARPNPNPMFPNPPGLLRIEPHSEGLRDRIWWGSASDATAVWAGEVGMNLQSSTLKFDESGKPFHIQQAEQIRLYKEAYKKAGHTREPRVSVSRSIFAIVNDQDRYYFGQEADRTDKIGVLEGNQRAIFGRSYAAEPEQLIQELAQDEAIQEADTLLLTIPNTLGVDYNVHVLESILKYVAPELGWR; this is translated from the coding sequence ATGAAAAAGATAGGATTTTTATCGTTTGGACATTGGGGAAACCATCCTTCATATGACAACAAAACAGCAGGTGATACTCTGTTACAATCCATAGATTTGGCGGTGGCTGCAGAAGAAATAGGAATTGACGGCGCATACTTTCGGGTGCATCATTTCGCTAATCAGTTAGCTTCGCCGTTTCCTTTGTTGGCGGCTATTGGTGCTAAAACTAAAAAAATTGAAATCGGAACAGGCGTCATTGATATGCGTTATGAAAACCCGTTTTATATGGTAGAAAATGCTGGCGCTGCAGATTTGATTTCCGAAGGTCGGTTACAATTAGGAATTAGTAGAGGTTCACCTGAGCAGGTTATTGATGGTTGGCGATATTTCGGATATGATTTGGAAGAAGGTCAAACTGATACAGATATGGGACGTCTTAAGGGTTTGGAGTTTTTCGATTTGTTAAAAGGAGAAGGTTTCGCGCGGCCCAACCCTAATCCGATGTTTCCTAATCCACCCGGATTATTGCGGATAGAACCCCATTCTGAAGGATTACGTGACCGTATTTGGTGGGGGTCTGCTTCAGATGCTACTGCAGTCTGGGCAGGGGAAGTTGGTATGAATTTGCAAAGTTCCACCTTAAAATTTGATGAAAGTGGAAAACCTTTTCATATTCAGCAAGCCGAACAGATTCGTTTATATAAAGAAGCTTATAAAAAAGCTGGACATACACGGGAACCAAGAGTTTCTGTGAGCCGATCCATTTTCGCCATAGTCAATGATCAGGACAGATACTATTTTGGACAGGAAGCAGATAGGACTGATAAAATAGGTGTTTTAGAAGGAAATCAACGTGCTATTTTCGGAAGAAGTTATGCTGCTGAACCAGAACAGCTAATTCAAGAATTGGCACAGGATGAAGCTATTCAGGAGGCAGATACTTTGTTGTTGACAATTCCCAATACATTGGGTGTTGATTACAATGTACATGTACTTGAATCCATTTTGAAATATGTTGCTCCTGAACTGGGCTGGCGTTAA
- a CDS encoding MBL fold metallo-hydrolase, with protein MMLKKKLLSLFILLGFTGSMLAGNLKIKVYNPGTKAIFPIASTIIYGDKDAILVDAQFQKQYAEQLVKEIKATGKNLKIVFISHSDPDFYFGLDVIKKAFPNVKIISTAQTAYLISASKDDKLAVWNPQLKGDAPSEVFVPEAVTSIPDLEGNKIEIKQNPDDPAHSFIWIPSIKTIVGGISVSVDSHIWMADTQNKEAIDKWIGQIDAMKALQPQQVVPSHFAKLNLAPQSLDFVKGYLENYKKAVTENKTSDTIVKFMVTQYPDLPGKDELEMGVKVFLGEMNWDLRSPYPAIGRKVEVDFGTGKFVLDYKDNKTMSFTGTNGAFKGAADTVQYTVTEVASNVFMVYWHEPKTGDNVSHVQDYNKNVVYTNIASKDGSFNHFKGKLTILK; from the coding sequence ATGATGTTAAAAAAGAAATTATTATCACTATTCATTTTGTTAGGTTTTACAGGCTCAATGTTAGCGGGCAATCTTAAGATCAAAGTATATAATCCTGGAACGAAGGCTATTTTCCCAATCGCTTCAACAATTATTTATGGAGATAAAGATGCCATATTGGTGGATGCTCAATTTCAGAAACAATATGCTGAGCAATTGGTTAAGGAAATAAAAGCAACAGGAAAAAACCTTAAAATTGTTTTCATTTCACATAGCGATCCCGACTTTTACTTTGGATTGGATGTTATTAAAAAAGCCTTTCCGAATGTAAAGATCATTTCAACAGCTCAGACTGCTTATCTGATTTCAGCATCGAAGGATGATAAACTGGCAGTCTGGAATCCTCAATTGAAAGGAGATGCTCCATCAGAGGTTTTCGTGCCAGAAGCTGTGACTTCAATTCCCGATTTAGAAGGGAATAAGATAGAGATCAAACAAAATCCTGATGATCCTGCCCATAGCTTTATTTGGATCCCTTCAATAAAAACAATAGTGGGCGGAATTTCAGTTTCAGTAGATTCTCATATCTGGATGGCTGATACACAAAACAAAGAAGCTATTGATAAATGGATCGGACAAATTGACGCTATGAAGGCTTTACAACCACAGCAAGTTGTTCCATCACATTTTGCAAAATTAAATTTAGCTCCTCAGTCACTGGATTTTGTTAAAGGATATTTGGAGAATTATAAGAAAGCGGTTACTGAGAATAAAACATCAGATACGATCGTAAAATTTATGGTGACTCAATATCCTGATCTTCCGGGAAAAGATGAACTTGAAATGGGAGTAAAGGTATTTTTAGGCGAAATGAACTGGGATTTAAGATCTCCTTATCCAGCCATAGGACGAAAAGTTGAAGTTGATTTCGGTACTGGAAAGTTTGTTCTGGATTATAAAGATAATAAGACCATGTCTTTTACAGGTACGAATGGTGCTTTTAAAGGAGCTGCAGATACTGTTCAATACACTGTTACAGAAGTGGCAAGCAATGTATTTATGGTATATTGGCATGAACCTAAAACAGGAGATAATGTAAGTCACGTTCAGGATTATAATAAAAATGTAGTCTACACTAATATTGCATCAAAAGATGGATCATTCAATCATTTTAAAGGAAAGCTTACTATTCTGAAATAA
- a CDS encoding TerC/Alx family metal homeostasis membrane protein, with protein sequence MEKHQSILELHPGLVWGFAITVVVMLLLDLGVFNKKSHEVSSKEATIWSVVWISLSMIFSGVVYWVFNQSDGHALAVEKFTQYQAAYWIEKALSVDNLFVFILVFGFFKVPKYLHHKVLFWGIIGALLFRAIFIFAGVGLINLTYLPEMNIFGEAVKINIVMMLFGLFLVYAGIKSWGDGDDDDDEDYSNTAGARLIKSFWKVSDNYDGDKFFTIQNGIKMATPLLVVVGVIEFTDVLFAVDSIPAIFAISDDPFILYTSNIFAILGLRSLYFLLANFIHMFSKLPYGLAIILSFIGVKMLIAPWIHISSPISLGIVGGVLVISVLLSIMFPEKKEDEKEKLEEK encoded by the coding sequence GTGGAAAAACATCAAAGTATTTTAGAACTGCATCCAGGTTTGGTGTGGGGATTCGCGATAACAGTTGTTGTCATGTTACTTCTGGATTTAGGAGTTTTCAATAAAAAAAGTCACGAGGTTTCATCTAAAGAAGCTACGATCTGGTCAGTTGTATGGATTTCATTATCCATGATTTTTTCAGGAGTAGTATATTGGGTTTTCAACCAATCCGATGGCCATGCTCTGGCCGTAGAAAAGTTTACACAATATCAGGCAGCATATTGGATTGAAAAAGCTCTTTCTGTAGATAATTTATTTGTATTTATTCTTGTTTTCGGATTCTTTAAAGTTCCAAAATATTTACATCACAAAGTTTTATTCTGGGGGATTATCGGAGCATTACTGTTCAGGGCTATATTTATTTTTGCAGGAGTTGGTCTTATCAACTTAACGTATTTGCCTGAAATGAATATTTTCGGTGAGGCTGTTAAAATTAATATTGTTATGATGCTGTTCGGTTTATTCCTTGTTTATGCAGGTATTAAATCATGGGGTGACGGAGATGACGATGATGATGAAGACTATAGCAATACAGCAGGAGCAAGATTAATTAAAAGCTTTTGGAAAGTTTCAGATAATTATGATGGTGATAAATTCTTCACAATCCAGAATGGAATAAAAATGGCAACGCCACTTTTAGTAGTGGTAGGAGTTATCGAATTTACCGATGTTCTTTTTGCGGTAGACTCAATCCCTGCGATTTTTGCCATTTCAGATGATCCTTTCATTCTTTATACATCAAATATTTTTGCCATTTTAGGACTAAGATCACTTTATTTCCTATTAGCGAATTTTATTCATATGTTCAGCAAATTGCCATATGGTCTGGCGATTATATTATCCTTTATTGGAGTTAAAATGTTAATTGCACCATGGATCCATATTTCTTCTCCTATTTCATTGGGAATAGTAGGTGGAGTATTGGTGATCTCGGTTCTTTTATCAATCATGTTCCCGGAGAAAAAGGAAGATGAAAAAGAGAAATTAGAAGAAAAATAA
- a CDS encoding NAD(P)-dependent oxidoreductase: protein MKKVAVIGATGFVGSHVVKELANRGYEVEAIVRDASKVEQNDNVKAKSIDVNNIDELAQGLQGSDAVISTYNAGWTNPNLYNDFLTGSENIEKAVEKSGVKRLIVVGGAGSLYTPDNVQIVDTPDFPEAYKPGATAARDYLNKIKENNTLDWTFFSPAIEMNQANVGARTGKYRTSLETPVFDDNGRSILSVEDVAVALVDELEQNNHIRERFTAAY, encoded by the coding sequence ATGAAAAAAGTAGCAGTAATCGGTGCGACAGGATTTGTAGGTTCACATGTTGTGAAAGAATTAGCAAACAGAGGTTATGAAGTTGAAGCAATTGTAAGAGATGCTTCTAAAGTTGAACAGAATGACAATGTAAAAGCAAAAAGTATTGATGTGAATAACATTGATGAGCTGGCTCAAGGACTACAGGGAAGTGATGCTGTAATCAGTACTTATAACGCAGGTTGGACAAATCCAAACCTTTATAATGATTTCCTTACAGGTTCTGAGAACATTGAAAAAGCAGTTGAGAAATCAGGTGTTAAAAGATTAATCGTTGTAGGTGGTGCCGGAAGTCTTTACACACCGGATAATGTTCAGATCGTCGATACACCGGATTTCCCGGAAGCGTATAAGCCGGGAGCAACGGCAGCAAGGGATTATTTGAATAAGATCAAAGAAAATAACACCCTTGACTGGACTTTCTTTAGCCCAGCGATTGAAATGAATCAGGCAAATGTAGGAGCCAGAACAGGAAAATACAGAACTTCTTTGGAAACTCCGGTTTTTGATGATAATGGAAGAAGTATTCTCTCAGTAGAAGATGTTGCTGTCGCTTTAGTAGATGAATTAGAGCAAAATAATCATATTCGTGAACGTTTTACAGCGGCTTATTAA
- a CDS encoding catalase family protein codes for MPIPILYNKKFNELTEDEKELLKINKKSISDFVEQSSIISDVNYATRNAHAKTYAVLKGEFIINRDLPDQLQPFFDKERYELVIRFSNAHLKIKQSKKDIPAYGFSVKIKDDNGEVLANYPLVNFPLFPVNSVSTFLKLFTSINHFFIKKWNNLFPLLIQIVKATPSLFTFSFLKNIVRLIGQRNHFFLSFDYHSIGAYRLGEYVMKIQLSPKSVEKNFGRKMNTREAIESYFTTNDYTADVFIQLCYDLKDQPINKLNREWKNSPLIKVGEVKIEKNSILERTCENELLSFNPFESKTIFQPVGKIQKLRDETYKVSVQTRRKINKLLHG; via the coding sequence ATGCCAATCCCAATACTATATAATAAGAAATTCAATGAACTGACGGAGGATGAAAAAGAACTCCTTAAAATCAATAAAAAAAGTATTTCCGATTTTGTTGAACAGTCATCTATCATAAGTGATGTAAATTATGCCACACGAAATGCGCACGCAAAAACGTATGCCGTTTTAAAAGGAGAATTTATAATAAATCGTGATCTGCCGGATCAACTACAGCCTTTCTTTGATAAAGAAAGATATGAGTTGGTTATACGGTTTTCCAATGCTCACTTGAAAATTAAGCAATCTAAAAAAGATATTCCTGCGTATGGCTTTTCAGTAAAAATAAAAGATGACAATGGCGAGGTATTAGCGAATTATCCATTGGTTAATTTTCCTCTGTTTCCGGTAAACTCTGTAAGTACATTTCTGAAACTATTTACTTCAATCAACCATTTCTTCATCAAAAAGTGGAATAATTTATTCCCACTCCTTATTCAGATTGTAAAAGCAACACCTTCTTTATTTACCTTTTCATTTTTAAAAAATATAGTCAGATTGATTGGGCAGCGGAATCATTTCTTCCTGTCATTTGACTACCATTCTATTGGAGCCTACCGATTAGGGGAATATGTGATGAAAATACAGCTCAGTCCAAAATCCGTGGAAAAGAATTTTGGCAGGAAAATGAACACCCGTGAGGCTATTGAAAGCTATTTTACAACCAATGATTATACTGCGGATGTATTCATTCAGCTCTGCTATGATTTAAAGGATCAGCCGATCAATAAGTTGAACCGGGAATGGAAAAACTCACCATTAATCAAAGTAGGAGAAGTTAAAATCGAAAAAAATTCTATACTAGAGCGTACCTGTGAAAATGAATTATTATCCTTTAATCCTTTTGAAAGCAAAACCATCTTTCAGCCTGTAGGCAAAATACAGAAACTCCGGGATGAAACATATAAGGTTTCTGTGCAAACCCGGCGTAAGATCAACAAGTTGTTGCATGGATAA
- a CDS encoding M23 family metallopeptidase translates to MKKFLNSKKNVNILLGGLLLVVFAQGIFIAKLSSERDDKKYEVNLVKINTEKDSVDYLKMKTDLTLVDQTVAQLNSFLKSKDVPSEKLMFLSKDSISNSVYLAKQANRYSQYLMDLQKKLMQVPLGMPTDGYISSNFGIRKNPIPFKTVYASVKTSMASNSKPTVAAAPKPEVKAEPVEKIIELTDSYGNKREVKVMVTPKTTSSAPAPSATSSTKSVATTSSSSSSKTAPMERNNPPAEADQMQFHKGLDIAVAYGSDVRASAAGTIIFSGQKGGYGNCVIVSHGNGLATLYGHLSELIAKVNDKVKVGQVIAKSGNSGRSTGPHLHYEVHKNNTPVNPKLFMNL, encoded by the coding sequence ATGAAGAAATTTCTAAACAGTAAAAAGAACGTAAATATCCTCTTAGGTGGACTTTTACTAGTAGTTTTTGCTCAAGGCATTTTTATAGCTAAACTATCTTCCGAAAGGGATGATAAAAAATATGAAGTGAACCTTGTAAAAATAAACACTGAAAAAGATAGTGTAGATTACTTAAAAATGAAAACTGATCTCACTTTAGTAGATCAAACCGTTGCACAGCTTAATTCATTTCTAAAATCAAAGGATGTTCCAAGTGAAAAGCTGATGTTCTTAAGTAAAGACAGTATTTCAAATTCTGTCTATCTGGCTAAACAAGCCAACCGATACAGCCAATATTTAATGGATTTACAAAAAAAACTAATGCAGGTTCCGTTAGGAATGCCTACAGATGGTTATATTTCATCCAATTTTGGAATCAGAAAAAATCCTATCCCTTTTAAAACCGTATATGCATCGGTAAAAACAAGCATGGCATCCAATTCTAAACCAACTGTTGCCGCTGCACCAAAACCGGAAGTAAAGGCAGAACCTGTTGAAAAAATCATTGAACTTACAGACAGCTACGGAAATAAAAGAGAAGTAAAAGTAATGGTTACTCCAAAAACAACCAGTAGTGCTCCTGCTCCTTCAGCAACCAGTTCTACAAAATCTGTTGCAACAACCTCTTCCTCCTCCTCATCTAAAACAGCTCCTATGGAAAGAAATAACCCACCAGCTGAAGCTGACCAGATGCAGTTTCATAAAGGACTCGATATTGCCGTTGCATATGGATCTGATGTTAGGGCTTCCGCTGCTGGAACAATTATTTTTTCAGGACAAAAAGGAGGTTATGGAAACTGCGTGATCGTTTCTCATGGAAATGGTTTAGCAACCTTATATGGACATTTATCCGAATTGATCGCTAAAGTAAATGATAAGGTAAAAGTGGGTCAGGTGATTGCCAAATCCGGAAACTCCGGACGTTCTACAGGGCCTCATCTTCATTATGAAGTACACAAAAACAATACGCCGGTAAATCCGAAATTGTTTATGAATTTATAA